Below is a genomic region from Nitrososphaerota archaeon.
GATCCTCATATAGAGCTGGTTGGGTAGATTAAAGTCCCAGCCAAACTTTAGAACACCTGCTGCCTGCCTCGCCGCCATAATCCTAGGCCCATTGTACTTTCCTACAAGTCTAAACTCTTGCTGCGACATATCACTTCGCCGCCTCCAACACAGACTTCACGATGAAAGGCCAGTTGCCGCACTTGCAGAGGTTGCCGCTCAGCGCCTCCTTCACCTCATCCTCAGTAGGCTTCGGGTTCTTCTCCAACAGAGCCTTAGAGACCACGATTATGCCAGGTATACAAATGCCGCACTGAATACCTTCGTTGTTCACAAACGCCTGCTGAAGCTTATCCAAGTTACCCACGCTACCTATCCCCTCGATCGTTGTGATCTTCCTTCCACTAACCGAGCAGGCTAGCAGCATACAGCTCAGCATAGGCACACCATCAACCAAGACAGCACAGCTCCCACACTCACCCCTATCACAACCAGTCTTAGTGCCAGTCAACCCAAGCTTCTCTCTAAGCACATCAGCCAGACTCCACCTGTTATCAACAAGTAGAGCATAGTCCACCCCGTTTACATTCAGCGTGATCAGAGTACAACTCTTACTCTCCGCTCACCCCTCCCTTTAAGGTAGAATTGTGTTACGCTCCCTGTACCCTCTTTTCTTGGGAACTCCGAATGCTTGGGTTCAGAATCGACTACACCTTTGATTACGAGGTTCCGTTCAGCACCCTTTACATCTGCAACATCTCG
It encodes:
- a CDS encoding (2Fe-2S)-binding protein translates to MITLNVNGVDYALLVDNRWSLADVLREKLGLTGTKTGCDRGECGSCAVLVDGVPMLSCMLLACSVSGRKITTIEGIGSVGNLDKLQQAFVNNEGIQCGICIPGIIVVSKALLEKNPKPTEDEVKEALSGNLCKCGNWPFIVKSVLEAAK